The Dunckerocampus dactyliophorus isolate RoL2022-P2 chromosome 13, RoL_Ddac_1.1, whole genome shotgun sequence genome window below encodes:
- the ccdc65 gene encoding dynein regulatory complex subunit 2 isoform X4 — protein MPRKVKKGGRVLEEDEQLLQRRRQVKDQQETGRKREELLTLFLKDKVQREKKNSAVNLVKLNQGWRAVLSHAKSAELRQDITILRQTFERQLDSLDDVIKSLTCDLQEAERQSAQVRRRHLQHIGRIRALQDERLVFVRHCWEQSLQHISAGFMAERNNMMGQAERRLACLEDKAFSLELQQEDVMRAVRQVYCDSMAAQQSAQQDRVVALRGADMEKLAEKRHQRQEVVQAAERLMSTTQRLVHVTNMDVKRVWQLQGAVISLRTKLKSFEMEIVSEADDMTAAKVELNIKTGKLRDHLTRARQAARKQLADLALQCSATEKKLQLVIGKGEKVLHAAAMCRKLECASSSSPQGSVGEKLGTAEAEQTEMTFPEVRQLTRRLSGALLQRDVLANHQEELRRDNQQLRLLVRRHLDAMKLSGGALDGSQTLLTVKAMPTTPNPALGAKCHVVIEAVHPPKTLL, from the exons ATGCCAAGGAAGGTGAAGAAAGGAGGCAGGGTTTTGGAGGAGGATGAGCAGCTTCTGCAGCGACGTCGACAAGTGAAGGACCAACAGGAAACTGGCAGAAAGAGGGAGGAGCTTCTGACGCTCTTCCTGAAG GACAAAGTTCAGAGGGAGAAGAAAAACTCGGCTGTCAATCTGGTGAAGCTCAATCAAGGATGGCGAGCCGTCCTCAGCCATGCCAAATCAGCTGAGCTGCGCCAGGACATCACCATCTTGCGTCAGACATTTGAGcgacagctggacagcctggaTGATGTCATTAAG AGCTTGACATGTGACCTGCAGGAGGCGGAGCGTCAATCAGCTCAGGTGAGGCGGCGTCACCTGCAGCACATTGGGCGCATAAGGGCACTGCAGGACGAGCGGTTGGTGTTTGTGCGGCACTGCTGGGAGCAAAGCCTGCAACACATCAGCGCCGGCTTCATGGCCGAGAG GAACAACATGATGGGGCAGGCGGAGCGGCGGCTGGCCTGCCTGGAGGACAAAGCGTTCTCATTGGAGCTGCAGCAGGAGGACGTGATGCGTGCCGTGCGTCAAGTGTACTGCGACAGCATGGCGGCCCAGCAGAGTGCTCAACAGGACAGA GTGGTGGCACTGCGCGGCGCAGACATGGAGAAACTGGCAGAGAAAAGGCATCAAAGGCAGGAAGTGGTGCAGGCGGCCGAGCGTCTGATGTCCACTACCCAGCGTCTGGTACATGTGACCAACATGGACGTGAAGCGAGTGTGGCAGCTGCAG GGTGCTGTCATCAGCTTGCGTACAAAGCTCAAATCCTTCGAGATGGAGATTGTGTCCGAGGCAGACGACATGACTGCGGCAAAGGTCGAGTTGAATATAAAGACTGGCAAGCTTCGGGATCATCTGACACGAGCTCGCCAGGCGGCGAGGAAACAGCTTGCCGACCTTGCACTTCAATGTTCTGCCACTGAAAAGAAACTACAGTTGGTGATTGGCAAG GGTGAGAAGGTCCTGCACGCCGCCGCCATGTGTCGCAAGCTCGAATGCGCTTCATCTTCATCACCACAAGGCAGCGTTGGCGAGAAGCTGGGGACAGCAGAGGCAGAGCAAACAGAAATG ACGTTTCCTGAGGTGCGTCAGCTGACTCGCCGTCTCAGTGGCGCTCTGCTGCAGCGAGACGTACTGGCCAATCATCAAGAAGAGCTGAGGCGGGACAACCAGCAGCTGAGACTTCTGGTGCGGCGCCACCTGGACGCCATGAAGCTCAGCGGCGGTGCCCTAGATGGAAGCCAAACCCTGCTCACTGTGAAGGCTATGCCGACCACACCAAACCCCGCCCTCGGCGCCAAATGCCACGTGGTTATTGAGGcggtccacccccccaaaaccTTGCTGTGA
- the ccdc65 gene encoding dynein regulatory complex subunit 2 isoform X2 codes for MIALLHQRSNTGPVTDGQLDRARKMPRKVKKGGRVLEEDEQLLQRRRQVKDQQETGRKREELLTLFLKDKVQREKKNSAVNLVKLNQGWRAVLSHAKSAELRQDITILRQTFERQLDSLDDVIKEAERQSAQVRRRHLQHIGRIRALQDERLVFVRHCWEQSLQHISAGFMAERNNMMGQAERRLACLEDKAFSLELQQEDVMRAVRQVYCDSMAAQQSAQQDRVVALRGADMEKLAEKRHQRQEVVQAAERLMSTTQRLVHVTNMDVKRVWQLQGAVISLRTKLKSFEMEIVSEADDMTAAKVELNIKTGKLRDHLTRARQAARKQLADLALQCSATEKKLQLVIGKGEKVLHAAAMCRKLECASSSSPQGSVGEKLGTAEAEQTEMTFPEVRQLTRRLSGALLQRDVLANHQEELRRDNQQLRLLVRRHLDAMKLSGGALDGSQTLLTVKAMPTTPNPALGAKCHVVIEAVHPPKTLL; via the exons ATGATAGCTTTGCTGCATCAAAGGTCAAATACGGGACCAGTGACTGATGGTCAGTTAGATAGAGCCAGGAAGATGCCAAGGAAGGTGAAGAAAGGAGGCAGGGTTTTGGAGGAGGATGAGCAGCTTCTGCAGCGACGTCGACAAGTGAAGGACCAACAGGAAACTGGCAGAAAGAGGGAGGAGCTTCTGACGCTCTTCCTGAAG GACAAAGTTCAGAGGGAGAAGAAAAACTCGGCTGTCAATCTGGTGAAGCTCAATCAAGGATGGCGAGCCGTCCTCAGCCATGCCAAATCAGCTGAGCTGCGCCAGGACATCACCATCTTGCGTCAGACATTTGAGcgacagctggacagcctggaTGATGTCATTAAG GAGGCGGAGCGTCAATCAGCTCAGGTGAGGCGGCGTCACCTGCAGCACATTGGGCGCATAAGGGCACTGCAGGACGAGCGGTTGGTGTTTGTGCGGCACTGCTGGGAGCAAAGCCTGCAACACATCAGCGCCGGCTTCATGGCCGAGAG GAACAACATGATGGGGCAGGCGGAGCGGCGGCTGGCCTGCCTGGAGGACAAAGCGTTCTCATTGGAGCTGCAGCAGGAGGACGTGATGCGTGCCGTGCGTCAAGTGTACTGCGACAGCATGGCGGCCCAGCAGAGTGCTCAACAGGACAGA GTGGTGGCACTGCGCGGCGCAGACATGGAGAAACTGGCAGAGAAAAGGCATCAAAGGCAGGAAGTGGTGCAGGCGGCCGAGCGTCTGATGTCCACTACCCAGCGTCTGGTACATGTGACCAACATGGACGTGAAGCGAGTGTGGCAGCTGCAG GGTGCTGTCATCAGCTTGCGTACAAAGCTCAAATCCTTCGAGATGGAGATTGTGTCCGAGGCAGACGACATGACTGCGGCAAAGGTCGAGTTGAATATAAAGACTGGCAAGCTTCGGGATCATCTGACACGAGCTCGCCAGGCGGCGAGGAAACAGCTTGCCGACCTTGCACTTCAATGTTCTGCCACTGAAAAGAAACTACAGTTGGTGATTGGCAAG GGTGAGAAGGTCCTGCACGCCGCCGCCATGTGTCGCAAGCTCGAATGCGCTTCATCTTCATCACCACAAGGCAGCGTTGGCGAGAAGCTGGGGACAGCAGAGGCAGAGCAAACAGAAATG ACGTTTCCTGAGGTGCGTCAGCTGACTCGCCGTCTCAGTGGCGCTCTGCTGCAGCGAGACGTACTGGCCAATCATCAAGAAGAGCTGAGGCGGGACAACCAGCAGCTGAGACTTCTGGTGCGGCGCCACCTGGACGCCATGAAGCTCAGCGGCGGTGCCCTAGATGGAAGCCAAACCCTGCTCACTGTGAAGGCTATGCCGACCACACCAAACCCCGCCCTCGGCGCCAAATGCCACGTGGTTATTGAGGcggtccacccccccaaaaccTTGCTGTGA
- the ccdc65 gene encoding dynein regulatory complex subunit 2 isoform X3 has product MIALLHQRSNTGPVTDGQLDRARKMPRKVKKGGRVLEEDEQLLQRRRQVKDQQETGRKREELLTLFLKDKVQREKKNSAVNLVKLNQGWRAVLSHAKSAELRQDITILRQTFERQLDSLDDVIKSLTCDLQEAERQSAQVRRRHLQHIGRIRALQDERLVFVRHCWEQSLQHISAGFMAERNNMMGQAERRLACLEDKAFSLELQQEDVMRAVRQVYCDSMAAQQSAQQDRVVALRGADMEKLAEKRHQRQEVVQAAERLMSTTQRLGAVISLRTKLKSFEMEIVSEADDMTAAKVELNIKTGKLRDHLTRARQAARKQLADLALQCSATEKKLQLVIGKGEKVLHAAAMCRKLECASSSSPQGSVGEKLGTAEAEQTEMTFPEVRQLTRRLSGALLQRDVLANHQEELRRDNQQLRLLVRRHLDAMKLSGGALDGSQTLLTVKAMPTTPNPALGAKCHVVIEAVHPPKTLL; this is encoded by the exons ATGATAGCTTTGCTGCATCAAAGGTCAAATACGGGACCAGTGACTGATGGTCAGTTAGATAGAGCCAGGAAGATGCCAAGGAAGGTGAAGAAAGGAGGCAGGGTTTTGGAGGAGGATGAGCAGCTTCTGCAGCGACGTCGACAAGTGAAGGACCAACAGGAAACTGGCAGAAAGAGGGAGGAGCTTCTGACGCTCTTCCTGAAG GACAAAGTTCAGAGGGAGAAGAAAAACTCGGCTGTCAATCTGGTGAAGCTCAATCAAGGATGGCGAGCCGTCCTCAGCCATGCCAAATCAGCTGAGCTGCGCCAGGACATCACCATCTTGCGTCAGACATTTGAGcgacagctggacagcctggaTGATGTCATTAAG AGCTTGACATGTGACCTGCAGGAGGCGGAGCGTCAATCAGCTCAGGTGAGGCGGCGTCACCTGCAGCACATTGGGCGCATAAGGGCACTGCAGGACGAGCGGTTGGTGTTTGTGCGGCACTGCTGGGAGCAAAGCCTGCAACACATCAGCGCCGGCTTCATGGCCGAGAG GAACAACATGATGGGGCAGGCGGAGCGGCGGCTGGCCTGCCTGGAGGACAAAGCGTTCTCATTGGAGCTGCAGCAGGAGGACGTGATGCGTGCCGTGCGTCAAGTGTACTGCGACAGCATGGCGGCCCAGCAGAGTGCTCAACAGGACAGA GTGGTGGCACTGCGCGGCGCAGACATGGAGAAACTGGCAGAGAAAAGGCATCAAAGGCAGGAAGTGGTGCAGGCGGCCGAGCGTCTGATGTCCACTACCCAGCGTCTG GGTGCTGTCATCAGCTTGCGTACAAAGCTCAAATCCTTCGAGATGGAGATTGTGTCCGAGGCAGACGACATGACTGCGGCAAAGGTCGAGTTGAATATAAAGACTGGCAAGCTTCGGGATCATCTGACACGAGCTCGCCAGGCGGCGAGGAAACAGCTTGCCGACCTTGCACTTCAATGTTCTGCCACTGAAAAGAAACTACAGTTGGTGATTGGCAAG GGTGAGAAGGTCCTGCACGCCGCCGCCATGTGTCGCAAGCTCGAATGCGCTTCATCTTCATCACCACAAGGCAGCGTTGGCGAGAAGCTGGGGACAGCAGAGGCAGAGCAAACAGAAATG ACGTTTCCTGAGGTGCGTCAGCTGACTCGCCGTCTCAGTGGCGCTCTGCTGCAGCGAGACGTACTGGCCAATCATCAAGAAGAGCTGAGGCGGGACAACCAGCAGCTGAGACTTCTGGTGCGGCGCCACCTGGACGCCATGAAGCTCAGCGGCGGTGCCCTAGATGGAAGCCAAACCCTGCTCACTGTGAAGGCTATGCCGACCACACCAAACCCCGCCCTCGGCGCCAAATGCCACGTGGTTATTGAGGcggtccacccccccaaaaccTTGCTGTGA
- the ccdc65 gene encoding dynein regulatory complex subunit 2 isoform X1, whose translation MIALLHQRSNTGPVTDGQLDRARKMPRKVKKGGRVLEEDEQLLQRRRQVKDQQETGRKREELLTLFLKDKVQREKKNSAVNLVKLNQGWRAVLSHAKSAELRQDITILRQTFERQLDSLDDVIKSLTCDLQEAERQSAQVRRRHLQHIGRIRALQDERLVFVRHCWEQSLQHISAGFMAERNNMMGQAERRLACLEDKAFSLELQQEDVMRAVRQVYCDSMAAQQSAQQDRVVALRGADMEKLAEKRHQRQEVVQAAERLMSTTQRLVHVTNMDVKRVWQLQGAVISLRTKLKSFEMEIVSEADDMTAAKVELNIKTGKLRDHLTRARQAARKQLADLALQCSATEKKLQLVIGKGEKVLHAAAMCRKLECASSSSPQGSVGEKLGTAEAEQTEMTFPEVRQLTRRLSGALLQRDVLANHQEELRRDNQQLRLLVRRHLDAMKLSGGALDGSQTLLTVKAMPTTPNPALGAKCHVVIEAVHPPKTLL comes from the exons ATGATAGCTTTGCTGCATCAAAGGTCAAATACGGGACCAGTGACTGATGGTCAGTTAGATAGAGCCAGGAAGATGCCAAGGAAGGTGAAGAAAGGAGGCAGGGTTTTGGAGGAGGATGAGCAGCTTCTGCAGCGACGTCGACAAGTGAAGGACCAACAGGAAACTGGCAGAAAGAGGGAGGAGCTTCTGACGCTCTTCCTGAAG GACAAAGTTCAGAGGGAGAAGAAAAACTCGGCTGTCAATCTGGTGAAGCTCAATCAAGGATGGCGAGCCGTCCTCAGCCATGCCAAATCAGCTGAGCTGCGCCAGGACATCACCATCTTGCGTCAGACATTTGAGcgacagctggacagcctggaTGATGTCATTAAG AGCTTGACATGTGACCTGCAGGAGGCGGAGCGTCAATCAGCTCAGGTGAGGCGGCGTCACCTGCAGCACATTGGGCGCATAAGGGCACTGCAGGACGAGCGGTTGGTGTTTGTGCGGCACTGCTGGGAGCAAAGCCTGCAACACATCAGCGCCGGCTTCATGGCCGAGAG GAACAACATGATGGGGCAGGCGGAGCGGCGGCTGGCCTGCCTGGAGGACAAAGCGTTCTCATTGGAGCTGCAGCAGGAGGACGTGATGCGTGCCGTGCGTCAAGTGTACTGCGACAGCATGGCGGCCCAGCAGAGTGCTCAACAGGACAGA GTGGTGGCACTGCGCGGCGCAGACATGGAGAAACTGGCAGAGAAAAGGCATCAAAGGCAGGAAGTGGTGCAGGCGGCCGAGCGTCTGATGTCCACTACCCAGCGTCTGGTACATGTGACCAACATGGACGTGAAGCGAGTGTGGCAGCTGCAG GGTGCTGTCATCAGCTTGCGTACAAAGCTCAAATCCTTCGAGATGGAGATTGTGTCCGAGGCAGACGACATGACTGCGGCAAAGGTCGAGTTGAATATAAAGACTGGCAAGCTTCGGGATCATCTGACACGAGCTCGCCAGGCGGCGAGGAAACAGCTTGCCGACCTTGCACTTCAATGTTCTGCCACTGAAAAGAAACTACAGTTGGTGATTGGCAAG GGTGAGAAGGTCCTGCACGCCGCCGCCATGTGTCGCAAGCTCGAATGCGCTTCATCTTCATCACCACAAGGCAGCGTTGGCGAGAAGCTGGGGACAGCAGAGGCAGAGCAAACAGAAATG ACGTTTCCTGAGGTGCGTCAGCTGACTCGCCGTCTCAGTGGCGCTCTGCTGCAGCGAGACGTACTGGCCAATCATCAAGAAGAGCTGAGGCGGGACAACCAGCAGCTGAGACTTCTGGTGCGGCGCCACCTGGACGCCATGAAGCTCAGCGGCGGTGCCCTAGATGGAAGCCAAACCCTGCTCACTGTGAAGGCTATGCCGACCACACCAAACCCCGCCCTCGGCGCCAAATGCCACGTGGTTATTGAGGcggtccacccccccaaaaccTTGCTGTGA
- the baz1a gene encoding bromodomain adjacent to zinc finger domain protein 1A has protein sequence MPLLHRRAFIRQEPPADLSPDEEVFLCRITHEVFRSYDEFFERTILCNSLVWSCALTGRAGLTYLEAVESERRAKQSLQKFPSVLVAPLLHLAALGRRGRLSELCEDVHAFVKERFFAGERVDVSGHNGARRVCEILRVLPPHSSINGPSTTNGHSASADGDTIVISDSDEEGNAFQSPTAQVNRSSGEGSRKTPLSPSVFKYEVRTTTDGHAKPFIVRANQISRRKNVVSRERLKLLFKQHCEPANGTIRLKASSVSKYRLSEQNFSQFFPDEPPQFPFSTGVKAEGRVSPGQASTSLLKVDKEKLKEEQRKRFEEEKQRRREEKERRKQEKDLEREKLKEEKKKYAERLRLWNKPREDMECDDLKELPTPVPVRTRLPAQLFGEALMVLEFLRAFGDDFGLKDEFPDGVSLEVLEEALVGSDPEGPLCELLFFFITAIFQALDEEREEATKDEDLSQAPDDDSDRSDLAVSAASSSAAAWPPLHLGCSLQEVDLDSCTLSEILRLHILASGADCNHGNAKFRYQKQGGFTLTDDPCVELCLAQPALMRRLACMAVYDLMPGEKLAILQALVGKLLSLASSRDLMENCVEEQRAARQELREVRAEQHRREREEAAHRVRLRKEERLREQEQRLKLKEQEVKDETKAEGRGSLTTSDPKALPCPPASLTAEEHEEEQQKVRELQERIQKAAACTSLLPLGRDRLYRRYWLLPSASALFVEEDSFGLTEDMLQPRPKQTQDPTTKMEDGEHGLEEPAEGSVGSSPAPLSCCGPPVSRPNQWFFYSSVEELDQLIDALNPRGHRESGLKEALLQERERLQELLQMCERSKYTYADDPESSRSVPECTAAAEILMEARLRDLLLDVEDRIHQGSLGTLKIMDRHVWRSALEAGKYELLCTDEETDTQVEDMEVDSTPLKARDRLLVDNVTEGGLVHSLARALAHVEHGIERRFLKAPLGEEDSKKDQKTKKSKKKDEDQASDDGSDSSRMVKTVLERWRESLLSSSSLSQVFVHLSSLERSVLWSRSVLNARCRVCRRKGDADNMLLCDACGRGHHTHCLRPRLKAVPGGDWFCPDCQPKMKSGSLPSHQHSSLDEEDDKEEEESEEESEEEEEESDEEEVVSTRKSQATPPKGRSHQATPKNRKKSSSSKPSVKKAMQLPSKTSMVTSGVKALPRPASKNTESSNRTSAGRNESSKKTTADTVPRAQPNKPVLPSAASSSSSRRRSSGRNHGVHELSACELLIVELVRHEDSWPFMKLVSRTQVPDYYDIISKPMALSTIREKVNNCQYLSAGEFMADVDLMFANCLQYNARHTNEAKAGIRLQQFFYSELNRLGLSERGTAPPTKRSRH, from the exons ATGCCGCTCCTCCACAGGAGAGCTTTCATCCGTCAGGAGCCTCCGGCCGACCTGAGCCCCGACGAGGAGGTCTTCCTCTGCCGTATCACGCACGAAGTCTTCCGCAGCTACGA TGAGTTCTTTGAGAGGACCATCctgtgtaacagtctggtgtgGAGCTGCGCTCTGACAGGGCGAGCGGGTCTAACCTACTTGGAGGCTGTGGAGAGCGAGCGTCGGGCCAAGCAGAGCCTCCAGAAGTTTCCGTCCGTGTTGGTGGCGCCGCTGTTGCACCTGGCGGCGCTGGGCCGTCGCGGCCGACTGAGCGAGCTCTGCGAGGACGTCCACGCTTTCGTCAAAGAGCGCTTCTTTGCCGGAGAGAGGGTTGATGTCAGCGGACACAACGGAGCCAG ACGTGTGTGTGAGATCCTTCGGGTCTTGCCGCCACATTCCAGCATTAATGGCCCGTCCACCACCAACGGTCACAGCGCGTCCGCTGACGGCGACACCATCGTCATCAGTGACAGTGATGAAGAGGGCAACGCCTTCCAGAGTCCCACAGCACAAGTCAACAGGTCATCAGGTGAAGGGTCACGGAAGACGCCTCTCAGTCCTTCGGTGTTTAAATATGAGGTCAGGACAACGACGGATGGACATGCCAAGCCTTTCATCGTCAGAGCCAATCAGATCAG TCGCAGGAAGAACGTGGTGTCCCGAGAGAGACTGAAGCTGCTCTTCAAGCAGCACTGCGAACCCGCCAATGGAACCATCAGGCTAAAG GCATCCAGCGTGAGCAAGTACCGGCTGTCCGAACAGAACTTTTCCCAGTTCTTCCCAGATGAGCCCCCACAATTCCCTTTCAGTACCGGTGTCAAAGCGGAGGGGCGGGTTTCACCTGGACAG GCCAGCACTTCGCTGCTGAAGGTGGACAAGGAGAAACTGAAGGAGGAGCAGAGGAAGAGGTTTGAGGAGGAAAAGCAGAGGAGAAGAGAGGAGAAGGAGCGCAGGAAGCAGGAGAAAGATCTG GAACGAGAGAAGTtaaaggaggagaagaagaagtatGCAGAGCGATTGAGGCTGTGGAACAAACCTAGAGAGGACATGGAGTGTGATGACCTTAAG GAGCTACCCACTCCAGTTCCTGTAAGGACCCGTCTACCGGCACAGCTGTTTGGAGAAGCGTTGATGGTTCTGGAGTTCCTGCGGGCCTTTGGGGATGACTTTGGCCTGAAAGATGAATTTCCAGATGGAGTCTCTCTCG AGGTTCTGGAGGAGGCCCTGGTGGGTTCTGATCCAGAAGGTCCTCTCTGCGAGctgctcttcttcttcatcaCGGCCATCTTCCAGGCTCTGGACGAAGAGCGAGAGGAGGCAACCAAAGATGAAG ACCTGTCACAAGCTCCTGATGATGACTCTGACCGTTCTGACTTGGCTGTGAGCGCTGCGTCATCGTCGGCTGCCGCGTGGCCTCCACTTCATCTGGGCTGTAGTCTACAGGAAGTGGACCTAGACAGCTGCACGCTGTCTGAAATTTTACGTCTGCACATCCTGGCATCTGGTGCCGACTGTAACCATGGCAACGCCAAGTTCCGCTACCAGAAACAAGGTGGCTTCACATTGACAGACGACCCATGTGTGGAGCTGTGTTTGGCCCAGCCAGCGCTGATGAGGAGGCTGGCGTGCATGGCCGTCTACGATCTCATGCCAG GTGAGAAGCTGGCTATTTTGCAGGCGTTGGTGGGCAAGCTGCTATCTCTGGCGTCTAGCAGAGACCTAATGGAGAActgtgtggaggagcagcgtgCCGCCAGGCAGGAATTGCGAGAGGTCCGGGCTGAGCAGCACCGGCGAGAGAGGGAGGAGGCTGCACACAG GGTGCGTCTTCGTAAAGAGGAGCGTCTGCGGGAGCAGGAGCAGCGTCTGAAGCTTAAGGAGCAGGAAGTGAAGGATGAGACCAAAG CTGAGGGCAGAGGATCACTGACGACTTCTGACCCCAAAGCCCTGCCATGCCCTCCCGCCAGCCTGACGGCAGAGGAGCACGAAGAGGAGCAGCAGAAG GTAAGAGAGCTACAAGAGCGTATCCAAAAGGCGGCGGCGTGCACAAGTTTGCTGCCGCTGGGCAGAGACCGTCTGTACCGCCGATACTGGCTCCTTCCCTCAGCCTCAGCGCTCTTTGTGGAggaggacagttttggcctgaCAGAGGACATGCTGCAGCCCCGCCCAAAACAGACCCAAGACCCCACCACCAAGATGGAGGACGGCGAGCACGGCCTGGAGGAGCCCGCAGAGGGAAG TGTTGGCTCAAGCCCCGCACCCCTGTCTTGCTGCGGCCCTCCAGTCAGCCGTCCAAACCAGTGGTTCTTCTACAGCTCGGTGGAGGAGTTGGACCAACTGATAGATGCACTAAACCCGCGAGGACATCGCGAGAGTGGCCTAAAGGAGGCGCTGTTGCAGGAGCGAGAACGTCTGCAGGAGCTGCTGCAGATGTGCGAGCGCAGCAAGTACACGTATGCAG ATGATCCAGAGTCCTCGCGATCTGTACCAGAATGCACTGCCGCAGCCGAGATCCTCATGGAGGCGAGACTGCGAGACCTGCTCCTAGACGTGGAGGACCGCATCCACCAGGGAAGTCTGGGGACTCTTAAG ATAATGGACAGACATGTGTGGCGTTCAGCGTTGGAGGCGGGAAAATATGAGTTGCTCTGTACTGATGAAGAGACAGACACACAGGTCGAGGACATGGAGGTGGACTCCACGCCCCTGAAGGCTCGAGACAG GCTGTTGGTGGACAACGTGACGGAGGGCGGCCTGGTCCATAGCCTGGCTCGGGCGCTGGCCCACGTGGAGCACGGCATTGAGAGGCGCTTCCTCAAAGCTCCGCTAG GCGAGGAAGACTCCAAGAAAGACCAGAAGACAAAGAAGAGCAAGAAGAAAGACGAGGACCAGGCCAGTGATG acGGCAGTGACAGTAGTCGCATGGTGAAGACTGTGTTGGAACGATGGAGGGAATCTCTGCTGTCCTCTTCCAGTTTGTCTCAG GTGTTTGTGCATTTGTCCAGCCTAGAGAGAAGCGTCCTGTGGTCACGCTCCGTCCTAAATGCTCGCTGCCGAGTTTGCCGACGCAAAGGAGACGCAGACAACATGCTGTTGTGCGATGCCTGTGGCAGGGGACACCACACTCACTGTCTCAGGCCCCGCCTCAAG GCCGTTCCAGGGGGAGACTGGTTCTGTCCAGACTGTCAGCCCAAAATGAAATCTGGCTCCCTTCCTTCTCATCAGCATTCTTCTCTCGATGAGGAAGACgataaagaggaagaagagtctgAGGAGGAGtctgaagaagaggaagaggagtcaGATGAGGAGGAAGTTGTGAG CACCAGGAAGAGTCAGGCCACACCCCCCAAAGGCAGGAGCCACCAGGCCACACCCAAGAACAGGAAAAAGTCGTCATCCTCCAA GCCATCGGTCAAAAAGGCAATGCAACTTCCATCCAAAACGAGCATGGTGACATCCGGCGTCAAAGCCCTGCCCCGCCCTGCCAGCAAGAACACTGAGAGCAGCAATAGAACCTCAGCGGGTCGGAATGAGAGCAGTAAAAAAACGACCGCAG ACACAGTGCCACGTGCCCAACCCAATAAGCCCGTCCTCCCTtccgccgcctcctcctcctcgtccagACGCCGCTCTTCCGGTAGGAACCATGGTGTCCACGAGCTGTCAGCATGCGAGTTGCTGATCGTGGAGCTTGTCCGCCACGAGGACAGTTGGCCCTTCATGAAGCTGGTGTCCCGCACACAG GTGCCAGACtactatgacatcatcagcaagCCCATGGCACTGAGCACGATCAGAGAGAAGGTCAACAACTGCCAGTACCTCAGCGCAG GCGAGTTCATGGCGGACGTGGACTTGATGTTCGCCAACTGTCTGCAGTACAACGCTCGTCACACTAACGAGGCCAAGGCTGGAATTCGCCTCCAGCAGTTCTTCTACTCAGAGCTCAACAGACTTGGCCTCTCGGAGCGTGGCACAGCCCCGCCCACCAAGCGATCTCGGCACTGA